Genomic window (Bacteroidota bacterium):
TGGATATGTTCATCAATCATGTCCATAACCGTATCCTTAAACAGCTTTGCGTTTTCAGATTTCGGACCCAGGAACAATGCATCGAATGACACCGGTTTGCTTTTTAGATTTTTCATATTTGGTTATATTATAATGTTATTATTATTCATCATTGTCGGAACTCTTCCATTCCGGTTTTCTTCTGGCATAGATTATCAAAGGAATGATAAGGAAAACTGCCAGACCTATAGCCTGGAACAGCACATAAAACAACGGGTTGCCGATCTGAAGGTTAGCCGGTGGGAAGAAGCTCACGATTATAGCAAAAAGCATGGAGATCATACCGAAACTACCTGCAATCCACATACCTGCTTTTCCACCCGGGATGCGGTATGCCCGTTGAACATCCGGATATTTATATCTGAGTTTGATTCCTGAAGCAAACATTAATACATACATTACACCATATAAGATCATTGTCAAGATCAATACCATGAAGAATCCTGCATTTACTGCCGGGACAATAACATAGATCAGAGCCACCAGGGAGACCATTGTAGCCTGAACCAACAAAAAGCGGATAGGTACGCCGTATTGGTTTGTTTTCTGCCACCAGCGGGGCATGAATCCATTCCTGGAAACCTGCAGCATTGCTTTGGAAGGTCCCAGAACCCAGGTGCTTAACTGTCCGAATGCCCCAACAGCTGCCATAAATGCAACAACCGGCAACAACCACATCATTCCGGATTTTGCAAAGAAGTGTTCGAATGTTTGCATGATACCGGCTGCAAGGCTTATTTCACCGGCGGGTTCGGCAATCTCAATGGCAAAAGCTCCGAATACATTCAGGAGGATTAACAGAATTGCTGCGATGAACATTGCCAGCGGGTAATTTCTTTTAACGTTATTTACTTCATTGGCATGAACGGAAGAAACCTCAACGCCCGCGTAAATAAATATTATACCGATGAAAAATGAGAGATTATTCAGTTTGCTGAAATCCGGTATGGCTTTGCTCCAGGAAAACTCCGGAAGGGATACCGGATTGTTGCCCATATAAAAAGCCATGCCGAAGCCCAAAATAAGGATAAACGGGATTAAAACCCCCACAATAAATCCGACAGAGCTTATCAGACTGGCGAACTTCATGCCTTTTAAGTTTGATATTGTCACTATCCAGTACATGATTATGATGACTGCGGCGATGTATAGATTGTTCTGGGCCAGAGAAGGTTCGAAAATGTAAGCGATCATTGCTGCAATGAAAGATCCTATCATCACCATTCCGAAGAACATCTGAACCCAAAGCATCCAGGCCGCAACAAAGGCGGCTTTTTCCCCAAAAGCTAACCTGATCCACTCGTATACACCCCCTGCCTTTGGCCACCCTGTCGCGAGCTCAGCAGAAATTAATGCCGCAGGAATAAGAAACAGTATGGCAGATAGGATCATATAAAATACCTGTTGCCATCCGGTTTCTGCAAGCATGGGAAGATTCCGGATGCTCATAATGAAAGCCAGCGTGATCATCACAAGTTTAAACAGGCTTAATTGTGCATTTTTTTGTTGCATATACTCTGGAAATTAAGTAGTTATTATAATTTCAGGTAATCGAAATATATTGCGTTTGTAATATATTACTCGCTTATACCCTGAAAATCCTGTAAGGTTTAAATAATCAGTAAGGGAAACTACGTAAATAGCATATCCCTGATTTTGGGATTGCAATAGAAAAAACCACGAAATATTCGAGTGAATTGATAAAAAGTCTACTGAACAATATCTCTGATATCAATGATGGCTAATCGCCCAAAGTTTTTCTGCCATGCACCGTATCATTTCATACTCTGTCATGTTATCTTCAATAGCCATTTGTCGTATTTTGGCCATCTCCACACTATCTGCCCTTATTTCCGCTTCTGCATTTTCAATGAAATAATACCTTCGGGCAATTTCAGGGTATTCTTTCTCCAGCATAAACCGCGCATCTTCATGGATCATTTCATCGAGGCTCAAACCTCTTTCTTCGGCTTTTTTGCGTATATCTCCCAGCCAATTCTGGTCACTTTTTATGAGTTCCTCATAATAAGCCGGCCCTTCAATGGCAAGATAGGAGGAAAGGTCGTAGGTCCTCATCATATACAAAGCATCCAGTGTGATCATTTCTTCCAGAGAGAGGCCGTTTAGCTGAGCTTTCCTGATTACATCGGCAAACCATTGGTTGTCGCGGGTTATATCAATCCTGCGATCATGAATTTTGTCGTAATCCGTTGTGCACCCGTACAGTTTGTAAAGGTCGTTGATAAATCCCCAGTCGAATTTAAAAAGGAACCTTTCTGTTACCATTAGCAGGATGACATCCTGCTTTTCAATTTCTTCCCGGATGTTGATGTCTTTTATCCATATTTCTTCCTGGTAATAATCGGGGTAAACCCTTGCATAGAAATACCAGAATGCTTCGTTGGCGAATAGATTCCTGGGAAGACGGGTGTTAAAGATATTCCAGTAATAACTGTCGCCAACAACCAGCACCATCGGTCTGGTTTTTCCTGCTGTATCGCCGAAAGCCATTTGGGGATATGCCATTTCCTTCATGGGGGGATCCCAGAGTAGATTCATGGTTTTGCTGACATCGTTGTCGGTGGATTGGGGCCGGCGACTGATGACTATAGAATCGATTTTCATCTCCGGCATGTCGATATTCCTGAGTTTTTCAATGTATTTAACAATGGTGTCGCCCATTATTACCGATGAAAAGGCGCTCCAATGAATACCGTTACGTGTATATACCGGAAAACGCTTTGTAAGCGGGATCAGATCTTCTACGCGTGAAATATGCTGAGGGATTTCTCCGGATGGAAAAAGATTTTTTAACTGCAGAGAATAATGATTCAGATCAATCAGATTCAGGCCGTATTGCTTTGCGGCGTCCCGGTATGCTTCATAATTAGATATGCTTTTAGCTGATGTGTCGATCTCTTCAGGAAGAAATTCAGGAAAATACCTGGTCTTGCTGGGTTCAAGAACCAGAATGAGATCAATATTGAATTCCGCTTTCAGATGGTCCTGCAGGAATTTCATCCTGCGTATGTTTTTGGAAATAAAGGAATCGCCCATGAAATCCCTGCCCAGGTAAGCGCGGATATAATCATTTTCATAGAGATAACCTTCTCTACCGATGCTTACCCCTTCTGCGTTAGCCTTTCTGAACAGGCTGTAATCAAGCTGGTTGTTAATGCGGACAAGCAAGGGGCGCAGTCCAAGGTTTTGCTCAAGGTAATCATCATAACGATCCTGGAAAATACCGCTTTCCCAATCGCTCCACGACCATTCCGGCTTCCCCGGAACGACAAAATCACCATCGAGAGGTTTAATGGAGATGAAGCCGGTAGCTTTCTGCAGAGCTGGCAGGCACAGGATCAACAGGACAAGAATGAAAAGTATATTTTTAGTAATTCTTTCCATGAACTTCATCAGAACCTGAAATAAATGAATGGATTAAATCCTGACGAGGTGATGGAAGCAACACAAATCACCAGGAATATCACAGAGAAGGCAACCATCAGGTATATCGTTGAGTTTTTCTGTTTTTCTCCCAGTATCTTTTCCTGCCAGCGTTCTATGGCCGGGATCCCTCCCCAGAGGGAGAAGAATGCCCCGATGATCAGAATGGAATAAAATTTTTGATCGAGATGAATATCTCCCCAGCCTCCTTCAAAGGAAAACATTTTCAGAAGGTAATGCCAGGCAGCGGAGATGTTTTCCGCCCGGAAAAACACCCAGCTTACCAAAACGATCAGATAATTGATCAGGATGCTTGGGACCTTGCCAATAGCTTTGTAAAATTTTAGCAGGAAAAGACGGTCGGCGATCAGGAAGAAGCCATGGAATGCTCCCCAGAACACAAAGTTCCATGCAGCTCCATGCCAGAATCCTGAGATCAGAAATACCACCCAAAGATTGAAATACATTCTGCCCGGGGAGACTCTGTTGCCTCCCAAAGGTATGTACAGGTAGTCTCTCATAAAGCGTCCGAGCGACATATGCCAGCGCCTCCAGAACTCCGAAATACTCTGGGAAATATACGGATTGTTGAAGTTTTCAGGAAAACGGAACCCTATCATTCTGCCGATGCCTATGGCCATATCCGAGTAGCCTGAAAAATCAAAATAAATCTGGAAAGAATAAGCAATGACTCCCATCCAGGCTGAATAGGACGTTAATTCCGAATCTCCCAGGGCAAATATCCGGTCGGCTTCTTCACCCAGAACGTTTGCGATCAATACTTTTTTGGATAATCCTATGATGAACCGGAAAAACCCTGTTAACCTGTTATCTATGTTTTCATTGGCACTGCGATCCACGAGCTGGTCGGCAATCTCGTTGTACCGGACAATAGGGCCGGCGATCAACTGCGGGAACATAAGTATGTACAGGGCATAATCCGTAACCCTTTTCAGAGGTTCATGGACTTTCTTATATACATCAACCGAATAGGTTAGTTTCTGGAAAGTGAAAAATGAGATACCTATGGGCAGGGCTACCCTTACCCACCCCATAGGCGAAAAGCCCAGTGCCCCCAGAAGGGTATTGAAATTGTCGACAAAAAAATTCGCATACTTAAAATACAGGAGCAATCCGATATTGAGCATGATGGAAGAGGCAAGCAGCCATCGCTTGTTCCTTCCTGTCGTTAAAGGGATATATTTCACGATGTAGAAATCAGCAACGATAGAACCCAATACGATAAAAATAAAATCAGGTGCTCCCCATGCATAGAAAAAGATACTCGCCAGCAAGGCAAAAATGTTTTTCAGCTTTTTCCCCAATAGGTAATATATGATCAGGAATACGGGAAAAAAGTAAAGAAGGAATAAACTGCTGCTAAATACCATAATGATTACTTATTTGCATTTTTAACAAGCCAGAGTGCATCCAGCCATAGCATATCTTCAAGAGATATCCCTCTCTCCGTTGCTTTCTTTTCAATTTCTGCCAGCCATTCAGGCGCATTTCTTATTCTTTCGATATTTTTTGCGATCTGATCGCTGTATTTAACCGCGTAAAATACATCCTCGTAAAACCCGTTGGCCATTTTTGGCAGATTTGCTTCTGTATAAAGGGTCATTACTACATCATACTCTTTCAGCTTTTCCGGTAAATGAGCCTTGTCAAGTACAGGAGGGACCCCGTCCTCCAAATGAAAGGCCTGGCTGTAATAATACCAGAAATCACACCCGGAAAACACCCTCTTTGCATGCCCCTGCCCAAGGATTTGCCAAAAGAAGCTGTCGGCAATAACCAGGATCTTTGGTTTGTATTTGCCCTCTTCATTATACCGGAACCGGGGATAAGCCATTTCATCACAGGGTAATTTACACAACAGGTTCATACCATCGGCAATATCATAATCGTCGTATCTTAAATCATCGGTTATCACAACCTCCTGCCAGTCAAAATCCGTAATATCTTTGTTGAGGAGTGATTCAATCCTCCTTATCAACGTATCAATGGCCAACCCAACACCATAGGTGCTCCAGTGGATCCCATAACGGGGATACAATATATATTTTGAGGTGTCTTTCCAATTCAGGAACAATGCATTGAAATCAATGATCTCTACGGAATCAGTGGAGAGTTTTTCTGTGTAATAGCCATAATTGGTGTATCCTGCAGGATGAATAGTGTCGTATGGTGATGGAAAATATTCGGGATAGAACCGTCCCTTACCCGGAGCAAAGGCACAAATCAAAACCGTACCTTGTTCTTTCAACCATTGGCTTGTAAACTCAATCTGCTTTATTTTTTCATCCAGTATTTCCTGTCCCAGGAAATCCATCCCCAGGTATCCCCTGATATAGTTCAGTTCATAAAGGTAACCTTCCTTACCCACGGTAACTCCCTGGGCATTGATCTGATTGAACAGACTGTAATCTATTTGATTATTTAGTCTGACCAGGAAATTCCTGAAGCCTATATGATCTTCAAGATACTTGTCGTACTTATCCTGATAATCGCCGCTCCACCAGCCGGAAAATGAGAATTCGGGTTTCTCGCTGTTCACGACTGCCCCTTTAAGAGATCTTTCAGGGATATGGAAGAGTTCTTTTTGCAAGCCAGGAAGGACAAGCAAAATAATGATCAACAGAAAAAGTGCCTTTTTCATATGGTCC
Coding sequences:
- a CDS encoding APC family permease, with translation MQQKNAQLSLFKLVMITLAFIMSIRNLPMLAETGWQQVFYMILSAILFLIPAALISAELATGWPKAGGVYEWIRLAFGEKAAFVAAWMLWVQMFFGMVMIGSFIAAMIAYIFEPSLAQNNLYIAAVIIIMYWIVTISNLKGMKFASLISSVGFIVGVLIPFILILGFGMAFYMGNNPVSLPEFSWSKAIPDFSKLNNLSFFIGIIFIYAGVEVSSVHANEVNNVKRNYPLAMFIAAILLILLNVFGAFAIEIAEPAGEISLAAGIMQTFEHFFAKSGMMWLLPVVAFMAAVGAFGQLSTWVLGPSKAMLQVSRNGFMPRWWQKTNQYGVPIRFLLVQATMVSLVALIYVIVPAVNAGFFMVLILTMILYGVMYVLMFASGIKLRYKYPDVQRAYRIPGGKAGMWIAGSFGMISMLFAIIVSFFPPANLQIGNPLFYVLFQAIGLAVFLIIPLIIYARRKPEWKSSDNDE
- a CDS encoding MBOAT family protein, which translates into the protein MVFSSSLFLLYFFPVFLIIYYLLGKKLKNIFALLASIFFYAWGAPDFIFIVLGSIVADFYIVKYIPLTTGRNKRWLLASSIMLNIGLLLYFKYANFFVDNFNTLLGALGFSPMGWVRVALPIGISFFTFQKLTYSVDVYKKVHEPLKRVTDYALYILMFPQLIAGPIVRYNEIADQLVDRSANENIDNRLTGFFRFIIGLSKKVLIANVLGEEADRIFALGDSELTSYSAWMGVIAYSFQIYFDFSGYSDMAIGIGRMIGFRFPENFNNPYISQSISEFWRRWHMSLGRFMRDYLYIPLGGNRVSPGRMYFNLWVVFLISGFWHGAAWNFVFWGAFHGFFLIADRLFLLKFYKAIGKVPSILINYLIVLVSWVFFRAENISAAWHYLLKMFSFEGGWGDIHLDQKFYSILIIGAFFSLWGGIPAIERWQEKILGEKQKNSTIYLMVAFSVIFLVICVASITSSGFNPFIYFRF